One stretch of Oncorhynchus tshawytscha isolate Ot180627B linkage group LG21, Otsh_v2.0, whole genome shotgun sequence DNA includes these proteins:
- the LOC112232760 gene encoding moesin-like isoform X4: MSSINVRVTTMDAELEFAVLPSTTGKQLFDQIVKTIGLRETWFFGLQYQDSKGFSTWLKLNKRVTAQDVRRENPLLIKFRAKFYPEDVAEELIQEATQRLFFLQVKEGILNDDIYCPPETAVLLASYSVQTKHGDYKKDYHFPGYLSRDKLLPQRVLEQHKLNKEQWENRIKVWHEEHKGVLREDAMVEYLKIAQDLEMYGVNYFSIKNKKGSELWLGVDALGLNIYQNTDRMTPKIGFPWSEIRNISFNDKKFVIKPMDKKAPDFVFYAPRLRINKRILALCMGNHDLYMRRRKPDTIEVQQMKAQAREEKTKRQMEKALLESEKKKRENAEKETEKIARETMELIGRLKQIEEETKKAQEELDKRTRRALELEKERTFAQEEAERLEKERRAAEETKAALLQQSESQMKNQENLATDLTSKISLLEDVKQKKDDDTKRWQKRDSVQGDHDETDESSAEASAELTSPGMVRDRSEEGRMTEAQKNERLQKHLKALSSELASARDDSKNTPNDLIHAENVKAGRDKYRTLRQIRQGNTKQRIDEFESM, encoded by the exons atgtcTTCT ATCAATGTTCGTGTCACCACCATGGACGCTGAGCTGGAGTTCGCCGTCCTGCCCAGCACCACTGGCAAACAACTCTTCGACCAG ATAGTGAAGACCATCGGGCTGAGAGAGACCTGGTTCTTTGGCCTACAGTACCAGGACAGCAAAGGCTTCTCTACCTGGCTCAAACTCAACAAGAGG GTGACAGCTCAGGATGTACGCAGGGAGAACCCTCTGTTGATAAAGTTCCGGGCCAAGTTCTACCCTGAAGACGTAGCTGAGGAACTGATCCAAGAGGCCACGCAACGACTTTTCTTCCTgcag GTGAAGGAAGGCATCCTGAATGATGATATCTACTGTCCTCCTGAGACGGCTGTGCTGTTGGCCTCCTACTCTGTTCAGACCAAACATGGAGACTACAAGAAGGACTACCACTTCCCGGGTTACCTCAGCAGGGACAAGCTGCTTCCCCAGAG GGTTCTGGAGCAGCACAAGCTGAACAAGGAGCAGTGGGAGAATAGGATAAAGGTGTGGCATGAGGAGCACAAGGGAGTGCTGAG GGAGGATGCCATGGTGGAGTATCTGAAGATAGCTCAGGATCTAGAGATGTATGGAGTCAACTACTTCAGCATCAAGAACAAGAAGGGTTCAGAGCTGTGGCTGGGGGTAGACGCTCTGGGCCTCAACATATACCAGAACACTGACAG GATGACCCCTAAGATCGGCTTCCCATGGAGTGAGATCAGAAACATTTCCTTCAACGACAAGAAGTTTGTTATAAAGCCCATGGACAAGAAAGCCCCG GATTTTGTGTTCTACGCCCCTCGTCTACGGATCAACAAGCGTATCCTGGCGCTGTGCATGGGAAACCATGACCTgtacatgaggaggaggaagccAGACACCATCGAGGTCCAGCAGATGAAAGCCCAGGCCCGTGAGGAGAAGACtaagagacagatggagaa AGCTCTGCTCGAGAgcgagaagaagaagagggagaatgcggagaaggagacagagaagatcGCCAGAGAAACCATGGAGCTAATAGGCAGACTGAAACAGATTGAGGAAGAGACCAAGAAAGCTCAGGAAG agCTGGATAAGAGGACTCGCAGGGCCCTggagctggagaaagagaggacgtTTGCCCAGGAGGAGGCAGAGCGTCTGGAGAAGGAGCGCAGGGCAGCGGAAGAGACCAAGGCAGCCCTCCTACAGCAGTCAGAGAGCCAGATGAAGAACCAGGAGAACCTg GCTACTGATCTGACCTCTAAGATCTCCCTTCTGGAGGACGTAAAGCAGAAGAAGGACGACGATACAAAGAGATGGCAGAAAAGG GACTCTGTGCAGGGGGACCACGACGAGACCGACGAGAGCAGCGCCGAGGCCAGCGCCGAGCTGACATCACCAGGCATGGTCAGAGACCGCAGCGAGGAGGGACGCATGACGGAGGCTCAGAAGAATGAACGGCTACAGAAACACCTCAAG GCCCTGAGTAGTGAGTTGGCCAGCGCTCGAGACGACAGTAAGAATACTCCCAACGACCTGATCCACGCGGAGAACGTTAAGGCCGGCCGGGACAAGTACAGGACCCTCCGTCAGATACGACAGGGCAACACCAAGCAACGCATCGACGAGTTTGAGTCCATGTGA
- the LOC112232760 gene encoding moesin-like isoform X5: MDAELEFAVLPSTTGKQLFDQIVKTIGLRETWFFGLQYQDSKGFSTWLKLNKRVTAQDVRRENPLLIKFRAKFYPEDVAEELIQEATQRLFFLQVKEGILNDDIYCPPETAVLLASYSVQTKHGDYKKDYHFPGYLSRDKLLPQRVLEQHKLNKEQWENRIKVWHEEHKGVLREDAMVEYLKIAQDLEMYGVNYFSIKNKKGSELWLGVDALGLNIYQNTDRMTPKIGFPWSEIRNISFNDKKFVIKPMDKKAPDFVFYAPRLRINKRILALCMGNHDLYMRRRKPDTIEVQQMKAQAREEKTKRQMEKALLESEKKKRENAEKETEKIARETMELIGRLKQIEEETKKAQEELDKRTRRALELEKERTFAQEEAERLEKERRAAEETKAALLQQSESQMKNQENLATDLTSKISLLEDVKQKKDDDTKRWQKRDSVQGDHDETDESSAEASAELTSPGMVRDRSEEGRMTEAQKNERLQKHLKALSSELASARDDSKNTPNDLIHAENVKAGRDKYRTLRQIRQGNTKQRIDEFESM; this comes from the exons ATGGACGCTGAGCTGGAGTTCGCCGTCCTGCCCAGCACCACTGGCAAACAACTCTTCGACCAG ATAGTGAAGACCATCGGGCTGAGAGAGACCTGGTTCTTTGGCCTACAGTACCAGGACAGCAAAGGCTTCTCTACCTGGCTCAAACTCAACAAGAGG GTGACAGCTCAGGATGTACGCAGGGAGAACCCTCTGTTGATAAAGTTCCGGGCCAAGTTCTACCCTGAAGACGTAGCTGAGGAACTGATCCAAGAGGCCACGCAACGACTTTTCTTCCTgcag GTGAAGGAAGGCATCCTGAATGATGATATCTACTGTCCTCCTGAGACGGCTGTGCTGTTGGCCTCCTACTCTGTTCAGACCAAACATGGAGACTACAAGAAGGACTACCACTTCCCGGGTTACCTCAGCAGGGACAAGCTGCTTCCCCAGAG GGTTCTGGAGCAGCACAAGCTGAACAAGGAGCAGTGGGAGAATAGGATAAAGGTGTGGCATGAGGAGCACAAGGGAGTGCTGAG GGAGGATGCCATGGTGGAGTATCTGAAGATAGCTCAGGATCTAGAGATGTATGGAGTCAACTACTTCAGCATCAAGAACAAGAAGGGTTCAGAGCTGTGGCTGGGGGTAGACGCTCTGGGCCTCAACATATACCAGAACACTGACAG GATGACCCCTAAGATCGGCTTCCCATGGAGTGAGATCAGAAACATTTCCTTCAACGACAAGAAGTTTGTTATAAAGCCCATGGACAAGAAAGCCCCG GATTTTGTGTTCTACGCCCCTCGTCTACGGATCAACAAGCGTATCCTGGCGCTGTGCATGGGAAACCATGACCTgtacatgaggaggaggaagccAGACACCATCGAGGTCCAGCAGATGAAAGCCCAGGCCCGTGAGGAGAAGACtaagagacagatggagaa AGCTCTGCTCGAGAgcgagaagaagaagagggagaatgcggagaaggagacagagaagatcGCCAGAGAAACCATGGAGCTAATAGGCAGACTGAAACAGATTGAGGAAGAGACCAAGAAAGCTCAGGAAG agCTGGATAAGAGGACTCGCAGGGCCCTggagctggagaaagagaggacgtTTGCCCAGGAGGAGGCAGAGCGTCTGGAGAAGGAGCGCAGGGCAGCGGAAGAGACCAAGGCAGCCCTCCTACAGCAGTCAGAGAGCCAGATGAAGAACCAGGAGAACCTg GCTACTGATCTGACCTCTAAGATCTCCCTTCTGGAGGACGTAAAGCAGAAGAAGGACGACGATACAAAGAGATGGCAGAAAAGG GACTCTGTGCAGGGGGACCACGACGAGACCGACGAGAGCAGCGCCGAGGCCAGCGCCGAGCTGACATCACCAGGCATGGTCAGAGACCGCAGCGAGGAGGGACGCATGACGGAGGCTCAGAAGAATGAACGGCTACAGAAACACCTCAAG GCCCTGAGTAGTGAGTTGGCCAGCGCTCGAGACGACAGTAAGAATACTCCCAACGACCTGATCCACGCGGAGAACGTTAAGGCCGGCCGGGACAAGTACAGGACCCTCCGTCAGATACGACAGGGCAACACCAAGCAACGCATCGACGAGTTTGAGTCCATGTGA
- the LOC112232760 gene encoding moesin-like isoform X3, giving the protein MILQAEQKNINVRVTTMDAELEFAVLPSTTGKQLFDQIVKTIGLRETWFFGLQYQDSKGFSTWLKLNKRVTAQDVRRENPLLIKFRAKFYPEDVAEELIQEATQRLFFLQVKEGILNDDIYCPPETAVLLASYSVQTKHGDYKKDYHFPGYLSRDKLLPQRVLEQHKLNKEQWENRIKVWHEEHKGVLREDAMVEYLKIAQDLEMYGVNYFSIKNKKGSELWLGVDALGLNIYQNTDRMTPKIGFPWSEIRNISFNDKKFVIKPMDKKAPDFVFYAPRLRINKRILALCMGNHDLYMRRRKPDTIEVQQMKAQAREEKTKRQMEKALLESEKKKRENAEKETEKIARETMELIGRLKQIEEETKKAQEELDKRTRRALELEKERTFAQEEAERLEKERRAAEETKAALLQQSESQMKNQENLATDLTSKISLLEDVKQKKDDDTKRWQKRDSVQGDHDETDESSAEASAELTSPGMVRDRSEEGRMTEAQKNERLQKHLKALSSELASARDDSKNTPNDLIHAENVKAGRDKYRTLRQIRQGNTKQRIDEFESM; this is encoded by the exons ATGATCCTGCAGGCTGAACAGAAAAAT ATCAATGTTCGTGTCACCACCATGGACGCTGAGCTGGAGTTCGCCGTCCTGCCCAGCACCACTGGCAAACAACTCTTCGACCAG ATAGTGAAGACCATCGGGCTGAGAGAGACCTGGTTCTTTGGCCTACAGTACCAGGACAGCAAAGGCTTCTCTACCTGGCTCAAACTCAACAAGAGG GTGACAGCTCAGGATGTACGCAGGGAGAACCCTCTGTTGATAAAGTTCCGGGCCAAGTTCTACCCTGAAGACGTAGCTGAGGAACTGATCCAAGAGGCCACGCAACGACTTTTCTTCCTgcag GTGAAGGAAGGCATCCTGAATGATGATATCTACTGTCCTCCTGAGACGGCTGTGCTGTTGGCCTCCTACTCTGTTCAGACCAAACATGGAGACTACAAGAAGGACTACCACTTCCCGGGTTACCTCAGCAGGGACAAGCTGCTTCCCCAGAG GGTTCTGGAGCAGCACAAGCTGAACAAGGAGCAGTGGGAGAATAGGATAAAGGTGTGGCATGAGGAGCACAAGGGAGTGCTGAG GGAGGATGCCATGGTGGAGTATCTGAAGATAGCTCAGGATCTAGAGATGTATGGAGTCAACTACTTCAGCATCAAGAACAAGAAGGGTTCAGAGCTGTGGCTGGGGGTAGACGCTCTGGGCCTCAACATATACCAGAACACTGACAG GATGACCCCTAAGATCGGCTTCCCATGGAGTGAGATCAGAAACATTTCCTTCAACGACAAGAAGTTTGTTATAAAGCCCATGGACAAGAAAGCCCCG GATTTTGTGTTCTACGCCCCTCGTCTACGGATCAACAAGCGTATCCTGGCGCTGTGCATGGGAAACCATGACCTgtacatgaggaggaggaagccAGACACCATCGAGGTCCAGCAGATGAAAGCCCAGGCCCGTGAGGAGAAGACtaagagacagatggagaa AGCTCTGCTCGAGAgcgagaagaagaagagggagaatgcggagaaggagacagagaagatcGCCAGAGAAACCATGGAGCTAATAGGCAGACTGAAACAGATTGAGGAAGAGACCAAGAAAGCTCAGGAAG agCTGGATAAGAGGACTCGCAGGGCCCTggagctggagaaagagaggacgtTTGCCCAGGAGGAGGCAGAGCGTCTGGAGAAGGAGCGCAGGGCAGCGGAAGAGACCAAGGCAGCCCTCCTACAGCAGTCAGAGAGCCAGATGAAGAACCAGGAGAACCTg GCTACTGATCTGACCTCTAAGATCTCCCTTCTGGAGGACGTAAAGCAGAAGAAGGACGACGATACAAAGAGATGGCAGAAAAGG GACTCTGTGCAGGGGGACCACGACGAGACCGACGAGAGCAGCGCCGAGGCCAGCGCCGAGCTGACATCACCAGGCATGGTCAGAGACCGCAGCGAGGAGGGACGCATGACGGAGGCTCAGAAGAATGAACGGCTACAGAAACACCTCAAG GCCCTGAGTAGTGAGTTGGCCAGCGCTCGAGACGACAGTAAGAATACTCCCAACGACCTGATCCACGCGGAGAACGTTAAGGCCGGCCGGGACAAGTACAGGACCCTCCGTCAGATACGACAGGGCAACACCAAGCAACGCATCGACGAGTTTGAGTCCATGTGA
- the LOC112232760 gene encoding moesin-like isoform X1, translating to MMPTAYTHRSPTTSCDWMILQAEQKNINVRVTTMDAELEFAVLPSTTGKQLFDQIVKTIGLRETWFFGLQYQDSKGFSTWLKLNKRVTAQDVRRENPLLIKFRAKFYPEDVAEELIQEATQRLFFLQVKEGILNDDIYCPPETAVLLASYSVQTKHGDYKKDYHFPGYLSRDKLLPQRVLEQHKLNKEQWENRIKVWHEEHKGVLREDAMVEYLKIAQDLEMYGVNYFSIKNKKGSELWLGVDALGLNIYQNTDRMTPKIGFPWSEIRNISFNDKKFVIKPMDKKAPDFVFYAPRLRINKRILALCMGNHDLYMRRRKPDTIEVQQMKAQAREEKTKRQMEKALLESEKKKRENAEKETEKIARETMELIGRLKQIEEETKKAQEELDKRTRRALELEKERTFAQEEAERLEKERRAAEETKAALLQQSESQMKNQENLATDLTSKISLLEDVKQKKDDDTKRWQKRDSVQGDHDETDESSAEASAELTSPGMVRDRSEEGRMTEAQKNERLQKHLKALSSELASARDDSKNTPNDLIHAENVKAGRDKYRTLRQIRQGNTKQRIDEFESM from the exons ATGATGCCAACTGCCTACACTCATAGG TCCCCTACGACCTCTTGCGATTGGATGATCCTGCAGGCTGAACAGAAAAAT ATCAATGTTCGTGTCACCACCATGGACGCTGAGCTGGAGTTCGCCGTCCTGCCCAGCACCACTGGCAAACAACTCTTCGACCAG ATAGTGAAGACCATCGGGCTGAGAGAGACCTGGTTCTTTGGCCTACAGTACCAGGACAGCAAAGGCTTCTCTACCTGGCTCAAACTCAACAAGAGG GTGACAGCTCAGGATGTACGCAGGGAGAACCCTCTGTTGATAAAGTTCCGGGCCAAGTTCTACCCTGAAGACGTAGCTGAGGAACTGATCCAAGAGGCCACGCAACGACTTTTCTTCCTgcag GTGAAGGAAGGCATCCTGAATGATGATATCTACTGTCCTCCTGAGACGGCTGTGCTGTTGGCCTCCTACTCTGTTCAGACCAAACATGGAGACTACAAGAAGGACTACCACTTCCCGGGTTACCTCAGCAGGGACAAGCTGCTTCCCCAGAG GGTTCTGGAGCAGCACAAGCTGAACAAGGAGCAGTGGGAGAATAGGATAAAGGTGTGGCATGAGGAGCACAAGGGAGTGCTGAG GGAGGATGCCATGGTGGAGTATCTGAAGATAGCTCAGGATCTAGAGATGTATGGAGTCAACTACTTCAGCATCAAGAACAAGAAGGGTTCAGAGCTGTGGCTGGGGGTAGACGCTCTGGGCCTCAACATATACCAGAACACTGACAG GATGACCCCTAAGATCGGCTTCCCATGGAGTGAGATCAGAAACATTTCCTTCAACGACAAGAAGTTTGTTATAAAGCCCATGGACAAGAAAGCCCCG GATTTTGTGTTCTACGCCCCTCGTCTACGGATCAACAAGCGTATCCTGGCGCTGTGCATGGGAAACCATGACCTgtacatgaggaggaggaagccAGACACCATCGAGGTCCAGCAGATGAAAGCCCAGGCCCGTGAGGAGAAGACtaagagacagatggagaa AGCTCTGCTCGAGAgcgagaagaagaagagggagaatgcggagaaggagacagagaagatcGCCAGAGAAACCATGGAGCTAATAGGCAGACTGAAACAGATTGAGGAAGAGACCAAGAAAGCTCAGGAAG agCTGGATAAGAGGACTCGCAGGGCCCTggagctggagaaagagaggacgtTTGCCCAGGAGGAGGCAGAGCGTCTGGAGAAGGAGCGCAGGGCAGCGGAAGAGACCAAGGCAGCCCTCCTACAGCAGTCAGAGAGCCAGATGAAGAACCAGGAGAACCTg GCTACTGATCTGACCTCTAAGATCTCCCTTCTGGAGGACGTAAAGCAGAAGAAGGACGACGATACAAAGAGATGGCAGAAAAGG GACTCTGTGCAGGGGGACCACGACGAGACCGACGAGAGCAGCGCCGAGGCCAGCGCCGAGCTGACATCACCAGGCATGGTCAGAGACCGCAGCGAGGAGGGACGCATGACGGAGGCTCAGAAGAATGAACGGCTACAGAAACACCTCAAG GCCCTGAGTAGTGAGTTGGCCAGCGCTCGAGACGACAGTAAGAATACTCCCAACGACCTGATCCACGCGGAGAACGTTAAGGCCGGCCGGGACAAGTACAGGACCCTCCGTCAGATACGACAGGGCAACACCAAGCAACGCATCGACGAGTTTGAGTCCATGTGA
- the LOC112232760 gene encoding moesin-like isoform X2 — MSSSPTTSCDWMILQAEQKNINVRVTTMDAELEFAVLPSTTGKQLFDQIVKTIGLRETWFFGLQYQDSKGFSTWLKLNKRVTAQDVRRENPLLIKFRAKFYPEDVAEELIQEATQRLFFLQVKEGILNDDIYCPPETAVLLASYSVQTKHGDYKKDYHFPGYLSRDKLLPQRVLEQHKLNKEQWENRIKVWHEEHKGVLREDAMVEYLKIAQDLEMYGVNYFSIKNKKGSELWLGVDALGLNIYQNTDRMTPKIGFPWSEIRNISFNDKKFVIKPMDKKAPDFVFYAPRLRINKRILALCMGNHDLYMRRRKPDTIEVQQMKAQAREEKTKRQMEKALLESEKKKRENAEKETEKIARETMELIGRLKQIEEETKKAQEELDKRTRRALELEKERTFAQEEAERLEKERRAAEETKAALLQQSESQMKNQENLATDLTSKISLLEDVKQKKDDDTKRWQKRDSVQGDHDETDESSAEASAELTSPGMVRDRSEEGRMTEAQKNERLQKHLKALSSELASARDDSKNTPNDLIHAENVKAGRDKYRTLRQIRQGNTKQRIDEFESM; from the exons atgtcTTCT TCCCCTACGACCTCTTGCGATTGGATGATCCTGCAGGCTGAACAGAAAAAT ATCAATGTTCGTGTCACCACCATGGACGCTGAGCTGGAGTTCGCCGTCCTGCCCAGCACCACTGGCAAACAACTCTTCGACCAG ATAGTGAAGACCATCGGGCTGAGAGAGACCTGGTTCTTTGGCCTACAGTACCAGGACAGCAAAGGCTTCTCTACCTGGCTCAAACTCAACAAGAGG GTGACAGCTCAGGATGTACGCAGGGAGAACCCTCTGTTGATAAAGTTCCGGGCCAAGTTCTACCCTGAAGACGTAGCTGAGGAACTGATCCAAGAGGCCACGCAACGACTTTTCTTCCTgcag GTGAAGGAAGGCATCCTGAATGATGATATCTACTGTCCTCCTGAGACGGCTGTGCTGTTGGCCTCCTACTCTGTTCAGACCAAACATGGAGACTACAAGAAGGACTACCACTTCCCGGGTTACCTCAGCAGGGACAAGCTGCTTCCCCAGAG GGTTCTGGAGCAGCACAAGCTGAACAAGGAGCAGTGGGAGAATAGGATAAAGGTGTGGCATGAGGAGCACAAGGGAGTGCTGAG GGAGGATGCCATGGTGGAGTATCTGAAGATAGCTCAGGATCTAGAGATGTATGGAGTCAACTACTTCAGCATCAAGAACAAGAAGGGTTCAGAGCTGTGGCTGGGGGTAGACGCTCTGGGCCTCAACATATACCAGAACACTGACAG GATGACCCCTAAGATCGGCTTCCCATGGAGTGAGATCAGAAACATTTCCTTCAACGACAAGAAGTTTGTTATAAAGCCCATGGACAAGAAAGCCCCG GATTTTGTGTTCTACGCCCCTCGTCTACGGATCAACAAGCGTATCCTGGCGCTGTGCATGGGAAACCATGACCTgtacatgaggaggaggaagccAGACACCATCGAGGTCCAGCAGATGAAAGCCCAGGCCCGTGAGGAGAAGACtaagagacagatggagaa AGCTCTGCTCGAGAgcgagaagaagaagagggagaatgcggagaaggagacagagaagatcGCCAGAGAAACCATGGAGCTAATAGGCAGACTGAAACAGATTGAGGAAGAGACCAAGAAAGCTCAGGAAG agCTGGATAAGAGGACTCGCAGGGCCCTggagctggagaaagagaggacgtTTGCCCAGGAGGAGGCAGAGCGTCTGGAGAAGGAGCGCAGGGCAGCGGAAGAGACCAAGGCAGCCCTCCTACAGCAGTCAGAGAGCCAGATGAAGAACCAGGAGAACCTg GCTACTGATCTGACCTCTAAGATCTCCCTTCTGGAGGACGTAAAGCAGAAGAAGGACGACGATACAAAGAGATGGCAGAAAAGG GACTCTGTGCAGGGGGACCACGACGAGACCGACGAGAGCAGCGCCGAGGCCAGCGCCGAGCTGACATCACCAGGCATGGTCAGAGACCGCAGCGAGGAGGGACGCATGACGGAGGCTCAGAAGAATGAACGGCTACAGAAACACCTCAAG GCCCTGAGTAGTGAGTTGGCCAGCGCTCGAGACGACAGTAAGAATACTCCCAACGACCTGATCCACGCGGAGAACGTTAAGGCCGGCCGGGACAAGTACAGGACCCTCCGTCAGATACGACAGGGCAACACCAAGCAACGCATCGACGAGTTTGAGTCCATGTGA